From the Gemmatimonadota bacterium genome, one window contains:
- a CDS encoding phytanoyl-CoA dioxygenase family protein yields MDFVKLSDEQRDFFDAEGYLVVEGVLGAEEIVRLTDACDAMMASYNDKGRAYKQFRDGIVEEPVFRSLIAHSGTVPLVIQLLSPDIHLQNTAIIYKDPEDAETTEPMRSWHRDIGITQEIGHAYQPRVGIKVCYCLTDFPGPDSGITRFARRSHVLNEPLGIPRGEVDPPEVVQPVCKAGDALFFENRIFHTKSPNLSHRTSRVVIFGYSYKWIRNGFYLENLDDDVIADLSDIEKQLLDVPLSENPNLSARPNTYPLTDWAEEHGVTPEQVPWTVEV; encoded by the coding sequence ATGGATTTTGTAAAATTGAGCGATGAACAGCGGGATTTTTTTGATGCGGAGGGGTATCTGGTGGTGGAGGGTGTTCTGGGGGCTGAGGAGATTGTGCGGTTGACGGATGCGTGTGATGCGATGATGGCGTCTTATAATGATAAGGGGAGGGCGTATAAGCAGTTTCGAGATGGGATAGTGGAGGAGCCTGTATTTCGCTCTTTGATTGCGCATTCGGGGACGGTGCCTCTGGTGATTCAACTTTTGAGTCCGGATATTCATTTGCAGAATACGGCGATTATTTACAAGGACCCAGAGGATGCCGAGACGACGGAGCCGATGCGTTCCTGGCATCGAGATATTGGGATTACGCAGGAGATCGGGCATGCGTATCAGCCTCGTGTTGGGATTAAGGTGTGTTATTGTTTGACGGATTTCCCGGGACCGGATTCGGGGATTACGCGGTTTGCGAGGAGAAGCCATGTGCTCAATGAACCGCTGGGTATTCCGAGAGGCGAGGTCGATCCGCCCGAGGTGGTGCAGCCGGTGTGTAAGGCGGGGGATGCGCTGTTTTTTGAAAATCGCATTTTTCACACCAAGTCGCCAAATTTGAGCCATCGCACGTCCAGGGTGGTTATTTTTGGGTATAGTTATAAGTGGATTCGGAATGGTTTTTATCTGGAGAATTTAGATGATGACGTGATCGCAGATTTGAGCGATATTGAGAAACAGCTTCTGGATGTGCCGTTGAGTGAGAATCCCAACTTGAGCGCGAGGCCAAATACTTATCCGCTCACTGATTGGGCAGAGGAACACGGGGTGACGCCGGAGCAGGTTCCGTGGACGGTTGAGGTTTAG